Proteins encoded within one genomic window of Macrobrachium nipponense isolate FS-2020 chromosome 9, ASM1510439v2, whole genome shotgun sequence:
- the LOC135218510 gene encoding dehydrogenase/reductase SDR family member 11-like, producing MERWRGRVALVTGASAGIGAAICEKLVSYGMVVIGAARNVQKIQDLSRELKEQPGKLVAVKCDLTKDEDIASLFAFIKEEHQGVDVCINNAGMSRNHSLLEGNTEEWREMLDINVVALCHCTREAVKSMRDRGVNDGHIIHISSVCGHVVFDYPNIHFYTATKFAVTALTEGLRQELRNLKSNIRVSTISPGLVKTEFFERMTQSQSVHDIYSSQPHISSSDVASSVCHALAAPPHVQIHEIIVQPVGT from the exons ATGGAGAGATGGAGAGGAAGGGTGGCGCTGGTGACTGGGGCCAGTGCAGGCATCGGAGCGGCAATCTGTGAAAAGCTCGTTTCGTATGGAATGGTGGTCATCGGAGCAGCCAGGAATGTCCAGAAAATACAG GATTTGTCAAGAGAGCTCAAGGAACAGCCAGGAAAGCTGGTGGCTGTGAAGTGTGACTTGACCAAGGACGAGGACATCGCAAGCCTCTTCGCCTTCATCAAGGAGGAACACCAAGGTGTAGATGTCTGCATCAACAATGCTGGCATGTCACGAAACCATAGTCTTCTAG AAGGAAACACGGAAGAATGGAGAGAAATGTTAGACATCAATGTCGTTGCCTTGTGCCACTGCACCAGAGAAGCCGTCAAATCGATGAGGGACAGAGGCGTCAACGATGGACACATCATTCACATTAGCAG CGTCTGTGGTCATGTTGTGTTCGACTACCCCAATATACATTTCTACACGGCCACAAAGTTTGCAGTGACCGCTCTCACTGAAGGCCTCAGACAAGAACTTCGAAATCTGAAGTCAAACATCAGAGTTTCT ACCATAAGCCCCGGTCTTGTTAAGACCGAGTTCTTTGAAAGGATGACGCAATCTCAATCCGTGCACGATATCTACTCAAGCCAACCCCACATATCTTCAAGCGATGTAGCTTCGAGCGTCTGCCACGCACTGGCAGCCCCTCCTCATGTCCAG ATTCACGAAATCATAGTACAACCTGTGGGGACATAG